In Bacteroidota bacterium, one genomic interval encodes:
- a CDS encoding IS110 family transposase: MNHQRLQGLREKLAGKILIGIDPAKDKHQAAVVDAQGNQRGASFSFPVNAAGYSEILWRNIAKVIPNCNAQHVVFAIETACNLWETLAFYLRAHGYSVVLVSPLSTHHSRPIMSMEFSRTDPKDAYLVATIAQRGAYHEYEQFPPESNAMHQLAITYDKLRKNRAQNRARMRSLLDRVFPEFPRILDIDTDTAVYLLRKYLFPDEFLALDLRTESSAIEKISRRQCGRATLEELQAAARTSIGIVRQSDERLADRITLDAFLALIDTLELHLHRVLEELIVRAKQLPQYERINSLSGAGPKLTALFLGEVYDLTRFTHYRHLEKLAGLNLRLYDSGRYSGTRHISSIGNNRLRWIVYKMAEETAKRVPEVRCKYLRRQLKRRKHVKNVVAAVPQLLQLIIAMEKHQHKYELRPEAVAAMHELEERYTELKTSSHKNVAA; this comes from the coding sequence ATGAACCATCAACGCTTGCAAGGACTGCGAGAAAAGCTCGCAGGCAAAATCCTCATCGGCATCGATCCCGCAAAAGACAAACACCAGGCTGCCGTCGTCGACGCACAGGGTAACCAACGTGGTGCATCCTTCTCGTTTCCCGTCAATGCTGCCGGCTACAGCGAGATTCTCTGGCGTAATATCGCGAAGGTCATCCCGAACTGCAACGCGCAGCATGTTGTCTTCGCCATCGAAACGGCCTGCAACCTCTGGGAAACACTCGCATTCTATCTGCGTGCGCATGGCTACAGCGTCGTGCTCGTCTCGCCGCTCAGTACCCATCACTCGCGACCGATCATGAGCATGGAGTTTTCAAGAACTGATCCGAAGGATGCGTATCTCGTCGCAACCATTGCTCAACGGGGAGCCTATCACGAGTACGAACAGTTTCCGCCGGAGTCCAACGCCATGCATCAGCTTGCGATCACCTACGACAAACTCAGAAAGAACCGTGCACAAAATCGTGCCCGCATGCGCTCGCTGCTCGATCGGGTGTTCCCCGAGTTCCCTCGCATTCTCGACATCGATACCGACACGGCGGTGTACTTGCTCAGGAAGTATCTCTTCCCGGATGAGTTCCTGGCGTTAGACCTCCGCACCGAAAGCAGTGCCATCGAAAAGATTTCACGCCGCCAATGCGGCCGTGCCACACTGGAAGAGCTGCAAGCTGCTGCTCGCACCAGCATTGGCATTGTCCGCCAGTCCGATGAACGTTTAGCAGATCGCATTACGCTCGATGCGTTTCTTGCCCTCATTGACACGCTGGAACTGCATCTGCATCGTGTGCTGGAAGAACTCATCGTCCGGGCGAAGCAACTGCCGCAGTACGAACGCATCAACAGTCTCTCGGGTGCAGGACCGAAACTCACTGCATTGTTTTTGGGTGAAGTGTATGACCTTACTCGCTTCACGCACTACCGGCATTTAGAAAAACTCGCCGGGCTCAACTTGCGTCTCTACGATTCCGGACGGTACTCCGGCACACGCCACATCTCCTCCATCGGCAATAACCGGCTCCGGTGGATTGTCTACAAGATGGCCGAAGAAACCGCCAAGCGTGTGCCTGAAGTCCGGTGCAAATATCTGCGGCGGCAACTCAAGAGACGCAAGCATGTGAAGAACGTTGTTGCCGCCGTACCGCAACTGCTCCAGTTGATCATTGCCATGGAAAAGCATCAGCACAAGTATGAGCTGCGCCCTGAAGCAGTTGCAGCGATGCACGAACTGGAAGAACGCTACACCGAACTGAAAACGTCATCACACAAGAACGTTGCTGCATGA